The Apus apus isolate bApuApu2 chromosome 4, bApuApu2.pri.cur, whole genome shotgun sequence genome contains the following window.
GGATATTGTTTTGGATGGCTTGAGAAATCTTTTTTCTACCATACTTGTGGAGCATGGAtaagggagaaagggaaaggcagcCTAACTTCATATTTTAGGTTGCTCTTAGGATATAATGTATCCTGGTAGAACAGCTGAGTACAACCTGTGAGGatgctttttaataattattaattattattataagaGAGAATAATTATTAAGAATAATGAGTAAGAATCATAAATGACAATAAAAGTGTTCTGTTTGTGACAGGGAAAATAATAAGACACAACATTCTGGGCTCACAAAACACTCATGTTGCATGCAACAGCCACACATCCTACATTTGATGCACCCTGTGGTCTGGAAATTAGGACCACAAGGTATGCTGGGAACCTGGAAGCAAAGGGGACTGCAGGGACTGCTCTCAGCTGGAGTCTCAGCCTTTGCTGACCCTGCCACCACCCCTGCTATTAGCATTCATTATATGAGCGTGTTTTTGTGATGTGGGTGCGTCTCCACCTGGAACGAGTTGAGAAAGCATAAAGGCCATCAAAGTGCTATCAGATGTTATTAGTGTTGAGCCTGCTAAAATCTGGACTACATCTGAACTACTGGCACGCAGATGACAAGTCCTACATCCCAGTAAGAATTTCCTGAGTCCTCAGATATACTACTCGTGTAAAAGATACTCCTGCACGGGTTGTCATTCTTTAAATGACAAAGCAGGAAATATTTCTGGAGTAAGAGGAATATTTCTGATGGTTTCATTAATGGCTTTTCAGTCCAGTCCCTGTATCTTCTTCTGTCACTTTCATTTCTCAAGAGGCTTCCTTGCACAGATTCTTCTGTCCTCCCCAAGGCTGCTGATGAGACCTACTCTGGAGTGCACCGACCATGACCACCATGCTAAAGGGCTCTTCAACCATGGACTGGCTGCACAAACCCTCCCTGGGCCAGAAGTACCAACCCTCaccatattttttattatatctCATCCATCTCTTCACCGTATTTATGTCTATACGTAGAACAGCTTCTTCCTCTACCATTGCAGCCATTTTCTCCCTCTAACCTTTTTTGCCCAGAGATTATTTTCTGCCCCTTCCATTCTCTATCCCTCCCTCTGTAATTCCCACACCAGGAATTCCCTCAGTGCTCgtgacagctgccatcttgGCCCAATCAGGAGTGATTGATCCAGCATCCTTCAGCGCCAAGTGCATTTGATCTGTAAAGCTCTCCAGCTGGGTCTGTAATAACTCATATCCTTTGTGGGTTACACATCAAGCAACTCTTTCCCCATCAGCCACATCTTTCCTGATAGAGAAGTTCTTCCAGAGAGCCCTTGATGGCTAATCCACCATCTCATGCAGCATGTGATGGAAAAAGTtatgaaaagcagtattttgtaCTGCTTTCATGCAAACAAAGCTCATTTCCATGGTAATTGTGTTGAATAAAAACTTCTGGGGGCAGAGGCTGTGAATTCTTCTAGGATTTAGACCATTATAAGAGCAGTCAACTCATAAATATTTATGCCTGAGGCTCACAAAATGATCGCTGCTCACTACTTTGTTTCATTGTCATTAAGTCTGTTGCTGTATTTACTGAGCTATGGTCAGATCCTGCCACACAGACCCACTGCTGCCTCCTTCTCTGTCACCTGGGAAACTGATAGTTCCAACTTTGATAATAAGAAAATGAGGGCCAGATATTCCTGGTTGGCTGGGAGCAATGTTTCAGTGCACTTGAGAAAACACAAATACCTTTTTATAGCTGACACTTGGAGGCATGTCCAGCTCTCCACCCACCTTCAGGTCCACAACACAGGACAAATGACCACGTTATATTTGCTGCAGGTTGGTTGTGTTGCCTATAGCACTGTTTTTGTCTGTGTGACTGTGATAAATTCTGCAGAATCAGAGTGGGATGGTTTATCCACCTAGGATGCAAATATGAAACTAAATATGACTTTAGAAATCAGACTTGCTGAATATTTTGTTAGCTATACACCAGTCTGTTTCAATGCATTATAGACACTGAAACCAGGTCAGAACAAAACCTTGCAGACCAATGTTCTGTCTCAGAGATATTGGTTTGCAAAGGAAGAACACAAGGACAGGAAAGTCTGTAGAGATGCTGCCTCCTCATCTGCCAACTTGGAACTCAGTGAGTATTGAGCCAGAAGTGCTGTCTttgtatttaattgtttttctcatttttctttcatgattTTGTCCAATCTCCCATTGATCTAATGTGAACATTTGATCGTCACATCCTCCCATGCCAAGGAGTATCTACAGCATAATTATATGTTGTGTGAAGTaccattttctcttctttttgtttcttaaacatGCCACATTCTAGTTTCATTCGACAGCCCCAGCTCTCGTAACAAAAGACTTTTAACAATCATTCCATCATTCCCTGTCTCCCTCCTCCATGCCCTCACAATGTTATTCATCTCTCATCTTTCACCTCTTTCCAGATGCAAGAGCTACTCTATGTCTCATGTGGAAGCTGTTCCCTATCTTTGTTCATCCTTTTCTCTGGCCTATACAAATTTTCCAATTTTACAAATCCTTTTGAGGTGAAGGGCCAGAGCTGTGCACTATGTTCCAGAGGCAGGTGCACTGCCACTGTATGGAGGGTCATAGTGATATGATTTGTTCTGTCTCCTtctataaaatacatttttatccCCCTTAACTGACCCATTCTATAAGAAGGAAGGCTGTTCACTGACATCCCTTGGCCACAACTAGAATGATTTGGTGCAGAATCCTTACTGCAAGTCCAGCCAAAATTCCCTAAGTCTGTAAAGTAAATGTGAAGATATCAAGGGACCACATCAATGGGACATCTATAGGGGATGAATTCAGGATCAATCCCTCAGCACAAAGGAGATCCCACTGATATGAGATAAAGTAGTCTAATTATATAAAGACCGGGTCTTACAAACGCTGGCAGAGTTGGACATATCATAAGGAAAAATCCTGAGGAGCAGGAAGTGCTGTTCTCTGATCCAAAGCCCGTTAAACCGTTCAAgtcttttcactgatttctgAGAACTTTAGCATGGCTTCAAACCTCTACAGTGATTTTAAttcaaagacataaaaaaaagtaacatgaGAGCAGCCTGAGCAGAGGGAATTTGTATGTGAAGGCAAAGGCACGGCAAACATGAAGAAGTTAACCAGAGCTCCTTCcaattgctgtattttttattgttactcTTATAAAGCACCTGTCTATATGTCATCATTCATTATCTGTTTTGCATATCATCGGTGCCTAATAGCAACTAATTATTAATAAGGACTGAATACACATTACCATGTACATTGCGTGGAAGAGAGATAAGATGCCATGTAAATACTCTGAAAATTTCAGCTTCAAAAGGCAAATTTACTATGGAGAACAAAGTACTTTTTGCCATTATCAAGCACTCTTTAATATCTAGAGATGTCATTCACATTCCACAGGCATGCATGTAATTTGCAAAGTTAAGAGGTGATTAATTAAAGTCACTGGTTTCTCTTCTATAGTgggtattattttttaattttttttaccaaaaaaaaaataaaatctatcaTGGATAGTTTGATCCAggttataaataataaaagcaaaatattgaaGAAACTGCACTATTCACACATGAATGTGTTCCACAGCTACAGAACTACAGGATCCTCACCACATCCCAGTAAAACAGGTAGGCTTTTCTTTCTATGAGTGGGTTGAGGAAGTCCCAGAAGTCAAGCAGCCTGTGCAGAGCAAAACCTGGATGAAGAGTGAGGACTGACTTCTAGCATTGGTGTTGCCAGCCCATCATGCGTCTTCAACAGCAAAGAGATGGAGCTCCGTTCCACAGATGTAGTCACCTCCAGGTTGTCTGCATGCCCTCCCCCCCTCTCAAGAGCAGCACTTCTGTAGCTGGCCACCATGGGACACATATCAACTCTGGACTGAGTACACATGCCATAAATCATAGAGGAAAAGGAGTGGTTTCAGCCCTGAACAGACCATCAGTGTTCTGATTGATTTCTGGACAGGGGATAATGTGAAAATTTGGTGTCCTTCCTTTCATGTTACAGTTCTTCTGGCCTGCATAAAGGTGCAGCATATGCAGGCatgacagaaaagcagctgggtTCATGCTTCTTCTGCCCAGGTCTCTGCTGATGGGTCATATCACAGCAGCCTGCTGTCACAGTTCAGTACTGACAGCCACAACCAAGCTGTCCCTGGCTGCAGACAAGGATGAGACAGTGACCTGGGCCTTGCTTGGACAAGTGCTGAAAAACAATATTCTAAACTGGCTCAGTggaggaaaggacagaaaagctgctgacAGTCAGAGCTTTGCAAAAGGTGCtcaggagcagtggcagggagaGCCTTCTGCCTTTTCATCATGTGTCACCTCCTTTTATTATTTAGGAGGTGGGACCCTGTTGGGAAGTACTCCCTGGAGATGCCTTCACCAAGTGTCTCCTGAGGTGTTCAGCCATTTTACAGCAGCTTCTCAGAGGAAATCAGAATAAAATATGTCTCCTGGCCAGCCCAGGGCAGAAATGCCCAGGGACAATTTCATCTCATTGCAGTGGCCAATGTTCACAAGTGAAGGAGAAGCTACTGCTCTTATTTTGGATATACTTTCTTTGAtggcttctttttctccccacaaAATGAAATCACCTTTTTATACAAACCAATTAAACGGTCCTGGCCTAGCTTAAACGCAATGAAGACAATTTCCATGCCAATAATAagatagagggaaaaaaacaagaaaaatttgGGGTGTTCCAGTTGTGTATCTCCAAATCCAATAGTTGTCAAGGtgataaagcagaaataaaaggctTCCTGAAAATCCATCCTGGTTTCCCACTTTGGAAGAATAGCAGCTGCACAGGAGATGTACACAAAGATAACCAGCACCATTAATACAATGGGCACATCCAATTTTTCTAACTCTTTCCCAATTTTGTCAAAATTCTCAATGACCCTGGACATTGTCTTTCCCCTGGTTAGCTCAGGACACGAGCTCCATCTCtcaatgcttttatttcttgccAGTCTTGTGTGTTCATTTTCTCTGGCAattaacatttcaaaaattTCAGCATTGCGGTATTTGATTGGTTTCCCTTTAACACTTGTCTGACTTTTCAGCACCTCCATAATAGTCAAGGGCTCGTTGATGACTACTTTAGACTGTGCTCTGGATTTCAGTTCATCCCCTTTTTTACATGTGAATCCAGAGCAGAGTTTAGAGGCTAGAATTTTAGACTGTAGTTTTCTGAATTCATTGTAAGACTTGGATAAGACAGTCGCCAGGATGTCTCCCATGTCAGTCAGGACTAGGAACATCAGAGGGATGCCAAATAAAGCATACAGCATACAGAGGTATTTTCCAATCCGTGTCACAGGATAGGTATTACCATAACCttgaacaaaaaacaaagagaagggaaagggagagagagaaaattgtGATTTATCAGGTATTCATATCCTCTGAGCTTTTCCTTGTTgtcaattttaaaaatcaagttttaGTTCATACCATACCATTCTTTTTGGATCTATTTGAAGCTGTTCATATTTCTGACCCTGGTTACTAATGCAGACATTCTGCTTCTTCAAGCACTTGGAGATTTGAACTTTACCAGTTCTGTTGAATTAACTCTGCCTACCTTACCCACACTTTATTGGCTGTTTAATTTGACTGCCTGACAACAGGAGGCCATTTAGGGAGGAGAAGCAAAAGGTTTGGGTCAGTCCAAGACCTGTGTGCAGCTTCTGTCCTGCTGGAAACCATTACCAGGAAGATTTCCTGACCTGGGCATCTGGGTTAAGAAGGATCCAGAAGACAAGACAGTAAGAAAGGTCTCAGTCCCATGGGTCCCCCTACAGGGAAGCCGAGCTGAGGGTTGAGCTCAGAGAGACAACAGCTGACTTTGGAGATGCTGGGGGATTTCTCACTGGCCTCCAGGGTCTCACAGGATGACTGAGTGACTTCTGGGGATGAAACTTCCTCAGCACTGAGAAGATTCAAATCTGGATAATGGTCTGAATGTTGGAACTGGGACAGCACTATGGATCAGATTGGAACAACGAGACCCTTACTTCAAACTTCGTTTCTTGGCCAAAACTACTTGTGACAAATGGTAAGTCAATAGAAGACTTTGAAATTGTCCCTAGTCCATCAGCTCTATCTCTAATGGCATGTGTTGTATTGACATTGTCTTGGTACTGGCTTCATAGTTGTCACAGTCTCTTCAATGtactcagaaaaacaaaggacCAGGTGAGGAAGCCTACTTTCATCACATGAGGAAATGCATGTTTATCTAGAGCACTAAAGCTGACAAATATCAATTACAGCAAATAGGGAAGAACTACCAGACACACAGACTTTATGGTACATTAAATGGTAGCAGAAGATGTGTCCTTTCCCTAAATTCAATTTGCGTGCTTATATTTCCTTCCTCTAAAATACTGGATGTGAAACTTAAATTGTAGACTAGTGCTTTTCCATTACAGGGGGAGAAAACATCAGCATTATAGTAATTGTATTACATTTTAACtgcaatttttcttctcattcttcCAGAAGACATAAAGCATTTATTCTCTGCCTTCAAAAATATTATTCTCTTCTAGATGACCTTCCAAGGCAGGTATTTAGCCTGTAGGAATATTGGTTCATTTGCTGAGATTTCCTTCATGTTCTTCAGCCATTCATGTTTGCTTTCACTAATGGCTGCCATAGCCTTTGGTCTGATTCCAGCCATGGTTCCTCATTTGCtgtgagacactgaaaaacaatttattcCCACTGGCTAACTGGGAATGCTCATCCTTACTACTGAAGGACTTGAGGAAGATTAACTATTTATTGTAGTTATtgcacaatttttctttttttcccccctcatttTCCAAGCATTAAAAATACCTTGTGTGGTTTCAAGAGTTAAAACTTATCTTGAGCTTAAATCTAGCTATCCAGAAATCCAGCCTAGCTGAGACCCATTagacaacttccctgggcagtgcAGAGGTGGCTGTTCAGACCATCAGTCTTCAGACTAGATGCCTTGTTTCTCCTAAATAATTACAGGAAGCTGAGTTGACTCTCACCTGAAGTGATTTGTCAGTCCCTGATACTTCAAATAACAAATCCACCACAATGGGAATAGCCACCTATTGGCAACAAATATTCCAGGCTTCCTACTGATCCCAAACCTCACCTCAAAGCCTGAGGATGCTGTGTTAATGTTCAGTGCCATGAAGGCCAAAAATAATAGCAGTTTAGAAATAACTGTGCTGGATCAGTGTGTGGGGGGACATTTCCAAATTCCCATATCAATGAAATTGGGTAAGTATACCCAGGCAAGAAGGTTTCAACAAGATAGTTTTCCATCAGTTTGCTGAAGTCACAGCTTTCGGTTGAAGTTACCACTTTGAAACCTTCCTAGCTGTTGTGTTCGTAATAAGAAATACTTGCTGGGTTGAGGATTTCAGTCTGCATCTCCAAGATGAGTTTCTGATGACCTAGATGACAGTCTTCAAGCTCAAGAGCTGCAAGGAGCTGCGTTTAAACAGTCGTTTGAGACATCAGAGCTGAGGTTCAAGCCTCTGCTGTGACTTACACACCTGCAAGAGTCTCCGACGTGCTGCAAGTGAACAAATTAACTCTCACACTCCCCTTTGTATAAGCTAAACTCTTTGTCAAGGTTCATTTTTTCTTTGGCATTAAGATGCACACCCTGGCTGGGTTCTTGAGTATATCCTACTGCCATGGAAAGAATGCCTTTGCAATTTGATATAACGCTGTCAGAATCAAAGCTGGGTGGGAAATAATCCCATAGCAGTGCCTGTACCACCAGCATTTGAGAGACAGCAGCAAAGGGATAAAAGTAACTTTGGGAACAAGCATGAGGAGTTGTATTTAGCAGTGCAGAGGGAGTCAAAACCAGAGCAGATGTTTCTATTTGATCTAGGTCCTCCTTTGAAATATGAAGTCAGAATGAAAAATTTCAGGGGTGTCACTTAAACATCTCCGTGTGCTGTTAAGCCAGAGAAGTGTGAACAGCAACAGCATGGCTGAGTACAGACCCAGAGCCTGACAAAGCTGTGTTAAACCTAAATAACAATTAAATagcaattaaaaagcaatatatGCATAATAAATTACctcttccagtgaagaaaacaTTACTCAGTACAATACATGATAGCAGGAAGAATAAAGTCTGATTGGAAAATGGagctttctttttactttgATATAATGTCTGTGTACATGTCACATGTGAGTATGTGTAATAGCATGCATGTAATGATGCAAATAATTAGCATGTGCCATCACTAGTAACTAAATTCGGACTAGTCACTGGGAGTCAGCCACATCTCTGCAATCAGTGTTTGTAGAACCCCCCTCAAACTCATTGTCAatgctcagaagaaaaattgaagttttgaggggtttggttggtttcttGCTTCTTTAATGCCCTGTAAGAAATACATTTGAGAAAGCAGCAATAGCAATTAATTCTGCAGAGGGTTACTTTGCCTCTGAACTTACCCACAGTTGTGAATACTGTGCAGCAGAAAAAGAGTGACCCAAAGAAAGTCCATATATCTTTTGGATTGACAAACCAGTCTCTTTCAGCTGTGTTGAGCAGTACACggattttttccttaaataccTCCTCATTTTCTGTCATGTTATCTGTTACAGCAACAACAAGAGACACACTGAGCGTTTGCAGACCACGACTcagggagcagccagcctgTTATTCCAGTGAAGTTTACTCCAGCTGAGGATTTGCACATattcttttagaagaaaaaagcattaaCCTCACTGTCCCCTTCCCCTTGCCCCCCAAAAAATCAGGTGGGTCCAGTGGCTTTGATgaacaaagaaacaaggaaTAAACGCTCTCTGCTCCAACGAagtcaaaatattaaaaaaaataggcatAAAGAAGCACTAAAGATAGAAAATTCAACTTCCAGCCTAAATATTCTATTTCATTTTGATTCCCCAGGAGTTTTGTCTTCTTCTGACCCACAGATACTTAGACATATGGGATCAACCGTAGGTGACTGATACAAACTACAGAGGTGGCACTGCCCAGTGCCCTGCAGTGAATCCCCACATCCCTTGTTCCTCCCCCCATACACAAGCTCTGCCTGAAAGGATATTATCTACAGGGAAGCTTGTCCCAAGCACATCATCGTGTCAGCAGAGCTTCTGAAAAAAGTCCAAGCCCATGTATGATCCACAACACAAATCCAGAAGAATTTttaccccttctcctcccaTCTGTCCCCTCCATCAGCACCACTGGGTCCGGGGCACACCACCTGCCTCAATCCACGCATCCCATCACCAGAAGGAAGGTAGAGAGGCTCAGAGCTAGGAAAAGGGAGCTGCAAGAGGTTTCCTCTTTTCAGGCAGAAAGAGAGGGACCAGGGCATCTTGCAGTCAAAAAGCACAGCTGAGGAAGACCAGTTATCAGCAGCAGTCAATAATCAGGCAGAGGGAAAATCCCATTTGCAGGTTCAGGTGTTAGTATTTTGAAGGATGGCTCCAAAAGCAAACACATCTCATTCAGAAAGCAAGAGAATTAGTAATTCCGGGTACAGTTAAGTAATTGTGAAATTCCAGTACATACCTGATAAATTTCTGGAGATGTACCACAGACTCTGCAGAAATGTTCTATACTCTTCACTTAAATTGACCTTCCGGTTACCTTCAATGTGGGAAAACATGAGAGCCCCAAGAAAAGCATAGATCACAAGAGACAGAATGAAGCAGGCATGAGGAAACACtgcccaaaatatttttttacatgccCTTTTACCTCGCAGAGGCTGTGATGTTGATGCCATCCTAAggttgctttgtttgttttcctttttaattttgtggagaagacacagctttcagaaacacagatgAGGACGTAAAAGCTGCATCCTAGAAAAGCTTCTTCTGTGAAAATTAGGATTGTTCTGCCTCAGGCTTCCAGATCACTTGTCTTTATAAGTGAAAACACTACAGTCCCAATGGAAAAGGAGCACAACTAATCAAGGCTTGAAATATTTCTCAGTGGATGATACGCCACCCTATCCCTGAATTACTATTGATCAGCCAGTGCTGTAATGCACACAGATGACCAGGGTTGGAGCCAACTGATGTTGAAAATTTCTTGTTCTGAACTACAGTTTCCCATTGATACAGTGGAAACATTTGCAGCTTCCAGGAGGTAAAGTGCACACTGAAAGGGATGGGTTTCTTTAAAGAGCTCTCTCAGAAATTAACAGGGAAATTTGAACTTAACCAAAAGAAGGGGTTGGCACTAATTGTTTTCACCTCTGGGCAGGCTGTACaacaattaatttcttcttcagatgGCTTGAAACATCACTCTGTATGTACCATGTAATCTTTGTAGGGGattcttttgaattttaaaggatttttcccaaaaaaagagTCAAGAATGTTTGTCCAGTTTTCACCCAATTGAAATCTTGCTATTAATTAGAACTCCCACTCACCTTAGTAAGCAAGAACTACAGGATCCAGTTCAAGGTTAGGGGTCTTTACccaactttaaaaagaaaacctttcttttcAACCATCAATCTAAAGCATCAGAGCAATGAGCAGTATTGCTGCCCTTTACCATGTTAGTCATGGTAGTAAGGGGAGTTGGACTTTACAGAAAGAGGTGTTAAATATTTCATCTCTAGGAGTCTTTCATTAATAATTGAAACAGCCTTGTGTGGCCGTGACCTTCTGAGCTGTATACGAGCGACATGTCCATACTGCAAAGAAATCCTTCGTGGTTACAGTGATTTCTTCTGAGTCAAACTCTCAGTGAATTGGATCACAAGATATCACATGCTCATCAATAGGGAAGCCTGCAGTGCATAAAAAGGGCTTTCAGGGTTAAGGCAGAAATCAGCCTGTTTGCTTGATACTTTTCTGGTTATCTGCCTCATTGACTAAGTGTTGCTTTTTGACAATAGATATATAAATCCTCTTATTGCAGtcaatcttcttttttttccccccccccattgaCCTGAATCACAGGGTTGGAAACTGCTAATGGTCATGactaaagaaaagcaacagaactTCCTGAGAGGTTGTACTTAGAGATAATATTCTTAGGCTTGGTGTCCTTACCAGAGAAGCAAGAGACAGAAGTCAGAGGTACAGCCGGGACACCGACGTGGCTGTAGGCAGTGGGATGGTCCCTGTTGGAAGCACAATGCTGCTTCTCTTGGAGAGTTTTGTAGAGAGTGGGTACCAGTAATATATATCAATTGACAGTTTATTTGGATTTCTAAAGAAGTTGCGACAAAGTGCCTCTCCAAATGTTTTTAAGGGAATTAAGTAGCTATGACATAAAAGAGGAAGTCttcacaggaagaaataaattattaacagAGATGAACAGAGGgcaagaggaaaaggcagagggagattgaaGGTGGAGTTTTGTGGGGTTctgtgctggagctctgctgttCTACATGTTTGTAAATTACTGGGAAAGAGGATAAACTGGGAGGTGGCAATGTTTGCTGATGGCATGAAAGGTTTAAGAGCTGTAAGGCTGAGGGCAGGTTGGAACTGTAGAAGGACCTGAAGATGCCGAGCAATCAAATGGCAGATAAAAGCAATGTAGACACACATGAAGTGGAATAAGCAATCCTAACTTCACACACAAAGTGGTGGGCTCTGGGCTGACCATCACCACTCAGCAGCAAGGTCTGGGAGTACAATGTACCAGTACC
Protein-coding sequences here:
- the KCNK18 gene encoding potassium channel subfamily K member 18 encodes the protein MASTSQPLRGKRACKKIFWAVFPHACFILSLVIYAFLGALMFSHIEGNRKVNLSEEYRTFLQSLWYISRNLSDNMTENEEVFKEKIRVLLNTAERDWFVNPKDIWTFFGSLFFCCTVFTTVGYGNTYPVTRIGKYLCMLYALFGIPLMFLVLTDMGDILATVLSKSYNEFRKLQSKILASKLCSGFTCKKGDELKSRAQSKVVINEPLTIMEVLKSQTSVKGKPIKYRNAEIFEMLIARENEHTRLARNKSIERWSSCPELTRGKTMSRVIENFDKIGKELEKLDVPIVLMVLVIFVYISCAAAILPKWETRMDFQEAFYFCFITLTTIGFGDTQLEHPKFFLFFSLYLIIGMEIVFIAFKLGQDRLIGLYKKVISFCGEKKKPSKKVYPK